One genomic window of Brachionichthys hirsutus isolate HB-005 chromosome 22, CSIRO-AGI_Bhir_v1, whole genome shotgun sequence includes the following:
- the nap1l1 gene encoding nucleosome assembly protein 1-like 1 isoform X1: protein MADIDNKDQAEIDPADMEDVEEVEEEETAEDEQSKARQLTVQMMQNPHILAALQERLDGLTGSPSGYMESLPKVIKRRVNALRNLQVKCAHIEAKFYEEVHELERKYGALYQPLFDKRSDVVKAAYEPTDEECEWKADEEEELTDEMKEKAKLEEEKKDEEKEDPKGIPEFWLTVFKNVDLLSDMLQEHDEPILVHLQDIKVKFSDPGQPMSFTLEFHFEPNEFFTNTVLTKTYKMRSEPDENDPFSFDGPEIMCCTGCTIDWMKSKNVTLKTIKKKQKHKGRGTVRTVTKTVPTDSFFNFFTPPEVPENGELDEDPEAILAADFEIGHFIRERIVPRAVLYFTGEAVEDDDDDYDEEGEEADDEEGEEEADENDPDYDPKKMLPSFQSGCCMSSVKQT, encoded by the exons ATGGCAGACATTGACAA CAAAGACCAGGCTGAGATTGACCCGGCGGATATGGAGGACGTGGAAgaagtggaagaggaggagacggccgAAGATGAACAGAGCAAAG CTCGTCAGCTGACTGTACAGATGATGCAGAATCCACACATCCTAGCTGCCCTGCAGGAGAGGCTGGATGGTCTCACGGGTTCGCCGTCGGGGTACATGGAGAG TTTACCAAAGGTCATAAAGCGGCGTGTGAACGCCCTCAGGAATCTGCAAGTCAAATGTGCCCATATCGAGGCCAAGTTCTACGAAGAAGTACACGAACTGGAGAGGAAGTACGGAGCCCTGTACCAGCCCCTCTTCGATAAA AGAAGCGACGTAGTGAAAGCAGCATACGAGCCCACAGATGAGGAGTGTGAGTGGAAggcagatgaggaggaggagctgacg GATGAGATGAAGGAGAAGGCCAAgttggaggaagagaagaaggacGAGGAGAAGGAAGACCCCAAAGGCATTCCAGAGTTCTGGTTAACAGTTTTCAAGAACGTGGACCTGCTCAGTGATATGTTGCAG GAACACGACGAACCCATCCTTGTACATTTACAAGATATTAAAGTGAAGTTCTCTGATCCGGGACAGCCCATG AGCTTCACGCTAGAGTTCCACTTTGAGCCCAATGAGTTCTTCACAAACACAGTGCTGACCAAAACCTACAAGATGAGGTCAGAGCCGGACGAGAATGATCCCTTCTCCTTCGACGGGCCGGAGATCATGTGCTGCACGGG CTGCACGATTGACTGGATGAAGAGCAAGAACGTAACGCTGAAAACGATCAAGAAGAAACAGAAGCACAAGGGCCGTGGCACGGTGAGGACGGTCACCAAGACTGTCCCCACAGACTCCTTCTTCAACTTCTTCACCCCCCCAGAGG TTCCGGAGAACGGAGAGTTG GATGAAGACCCGGAGGCCATCCTGGCTGCAGACTTTGAGATCGGCCACTTCATCCGGGAGCGTATTGTTCCTCGGGCTGTGCTCTACTTCACGGGAGAGGCCGTcgaggacgacgacgacgac TACgatgaggagggagaggaggccgACGATGAG gaaggggaggaggaggctgatgaGAACGACCCCGACTATGATCCCAAG AAAATGCTGCCGTCCTTCCAGTCTGGCTGCTGCATGTCCTCAGTGAAACAGACATGA
- the nap1l1 gene encoding nucleosome assembly protein 1-like 1 isoform X3 — MADIDNKDQAEIDPADMEDVEEVEEEETAEDEQSKARQLTVQMMQNPHILAALQERLDGLTGSPSGYMESLPKVIKRRVNALRNLQVKCAHIEAKFYEEVHELERKYGALYQPLFDKRSDVVKAAYEPTDEECEWKADEEEELTDEMKEKAKLEEEKKDEEKEDPKGIPEFWLTVFKNVDLLSDMLQEHDEPILVHLQDIKVKFSDPGQPMSFTLEFHFEPNEFFTNTVLTKTYKMRSEPDENDPFSFDGPEIMCCTGCTIDWMKSKNVTLKTIKKKQKHKGRGTVRTVTKTVPTDSFFNFFTPPEVPENGELDEDPEAILAADFEIGHFIRERIVPRAVLYFTGEAVEDDDDDYDEEGEEADDEEGEEEADENDPDYDPKV, encoded by the exons ATGGCAGACATTGACAA CAAAGACCAGGCTGAGATTGACCCGGCGGATATGGAGGACGTGGAAgaagtggaagaggaggagacggccgAAGATGAACAGAGCAAAG CTCGTCAGCTGACTGTACAGATGATGCAGAATCCACACATCCTAGCTGCCCTGCAGGAGAGGCTGGATGGTCTCACGGGTTCGCCGTCGGGGTACATGGAGAG TTTACCAAAGGTCATAAAGCGGCGTGTGAACGCCCTCAGGAATCTGCAAGTCAAATGTGCCCATATCGAGGCCAAGTTCTACGAAGAAGTACACGAACTGGAGAGGAAGTACGGAGCCCTGTACCAGCCCCTCTTCGATAAA AGAAGCGACGTAGTGAAAGCAGCATACGAGCCCACAGATGAGGAGTGTGAGTGGAAggcagatgaggaggaggagctgacg GATGAGATGAAGGAGAAGGCCAAgttggaggaagagaagaaggacGAGGAGAAGGAAGACCCCAAAGGCATTCCAGAGTTCTGGTTAACAGTTTTCAAGAACGTGGACCTGCTCAGTGATATGTTGCAG GAACACGACGAACCCATCCTTGTACATTTACAAGATATTAAAGTGAAGTTCTCTGATCCGGGACAGCCCATG AGCTTCACGCTAGAGTTCCACTTTGAGCCCAATGAGTTCTTCACAAACACAGTGCTGACCAAAACCTACAAGATGAGGTCAGAGCCGGACGAGAATGATCCCTTCTCCTTCGACGGGCCGGAGATCATGTGCTGCACGGG CTGCACGATTGACTGGATGAAGAGCAAGAACGTAACGCTGAAAACGATCAAGAAGAAACAGAAGCACAAGGGCCGTGGCACGGTGAGGACGGTCACCAAGACTGTCCCCACAGACTCCTTCTTCAACTTCTTCACCCCCCCAGAGG TTCCGGAGAACGGAGAGTTG GATGAAGACCCGGAGGCCATCCTGGCTGCAGACTTTGAGATCGGCCACTTCATCCGGGAGCGTATTGTTCCTCGGGCTGTGCTCTACTTCACGGGAGAGGCCGTcgaggacgacgacgacgac TACgatgaggagggagaggaggccgACGATGAG gaaggggaggaggaggctgatgaGAACGACCCCGACTATGATCCCAAG GTTTGA
- the nap1l1 gene encoding nucleosome assembly protein 1-like 1 isoform X2, with amino-acid sequence MADIDNKDQAEIDPADMEDVEEVEEEETAEDEQSKARQLTVQMMQNPHILAALQERLDGLTGSPSGYMESLPKVIKRRVNALRNLQVKCAHIEAKFYEEVHELERKYGALYQPLFDKRSDVVKAAYEPTDEECEWKADEEEELTDEMKEKAKLEEEKKDEEKEDPKGIPEFWLTVFKNVDLLSDMLQEHDEPILVHLQDIKVKFSDPGQPMSFTLEFHFEPNEFFTNTVLTKTYKMRSEPDENDPFSFDGPEIMCCTGCTIDWMKSKNVTLKTIKKKQKHKGRGTVRTVTKTVPTDSFFNFFTPPEVPENGELDEDPEAILAADFEIGHFIRERIVPRAVLYFTGEAVEDDDDDYDEEGEEADDEEGEEEADENDPDYDPKKDATPPAECKQQ; translated from the exons ATGGCAGACATTGACAA CAAAGACCAGGCTGAGATTGACCCGGCGGATATGGAGGACGTGGAAgaagtggaagaggaggagacggccgAAGATGAACAGAGCAAAG CTCGTCAGCTGACTGTACAGATGATGCAGAATCCACACATCCTAGCTGCCCTGCAGGAGAGGCTGGATGGTCTCACGGGTTCGCCGTCGGGGTACATGGAGAG TTTACCAAAGGTCATAAAGCGGCGTGTGAACGCCCTCAGGAATCTGCAAGTCAAATGTGCCCATATCGAGGCCAAGTTCTACGAAGAAGTACACGAACTGGAGAGGAAGTACGGAGCCCTGTACCAGCCCCTCTTCGATAAA AGAAGCGACGTAGTGAAAGCAGCATACGAGCCCACAGATGAGGAGTGTGAGTGGAAggcagatgaggaggaggagctgacg GATGAGATGAAGGAGAAGGCCAAgttggaggaagagaagaaggacGAGGAGAAGGAAGACCCCAAAGGCATTCCAGAGTTCTGGTTAACAGTTTTCAAGAACGTGGACCTGCTCAGTGATATGTTGCAG GAACACGACGAACCCATCCTTGTACATTTACAAGATATTAAAGTGAAGTTCTCTGATCCGGGACAGCCCATG AGCTTCACGCTAGAGTTCCACTTTGAGCCCAATGAGTTCTTCACAAACACAGTGCTGACCAAAACCTACAAGATGAGGTCAGAGCCGGACGAGAATGATCCCTTCTCCTTCGACGGGCCGGAGATCATGTGCTGCACGGG CTGCACGATTGACTGGATGAAGAGCAAGAACGTAACGCTGAAAACGATCAAGAAGAAACAGAAGCACAAGGGCCGTGGCACGGTGAGGACGGTCACCAAGACTGTCCCCACAGACTCCTTCTTCAACTTCTTCACCCCCCCAGAGG TTCCGGAGAACGGAGAGTTG GATGAAGACCCGGAGGCCATCCTGGCTGCAGACTTTGAGATCGGCCACTTCATCCGGGAGCGTATTGTTCCTCGGGCTGTGCTCTACTTCACGGGAGAGGCCGTcgaggacgacgacgacgac TACgatgaggagggagaggaggccgACGATGAG gaaggggaggaggaggctgatgaGAACGACCCCGACTATGATCCCAAG AAGGATGCCACCCCCCCAGCTGAGTGCAAGCAGCAGTGA
- the phlda1 gene encoding pleckstrin homology-like domain family A member 1 has translation MLDDGRKVFKEGLLEKRSDGLLQLWKKKRCVLTEDGVLLRPPRPPQPPQPPHHAGGDAGKTKELHFANMKTVDCVERKGKYVYFTVVTTEGKEVDFRCPQDGGWNAEITLQMVRYKNRQAILAVKSTRQKQQLLGHKTVRSAPSVA, from the coding sequence ATGCTGGACGACGGCAGGAAGGTGTTCAAAGAGGGGCTGCTGGAGAAGCGGAGCGAcgggctgctgcagctgtggaagAAGAAGCGCTGCGTCCTGACGGAGGACGGCGTGCTGCTGCGGCCCCCGCGGCCCCCGCAGCCCCCGCAGCCCCCGCACCACGCCGGCGGGGACGCGGGCAAAACCAAGGAGCTGCACTTCGCCAACATGAAGACGGTGGACTGCGTGGAGCGGAAGGGCAAGTACGTCTACTTCACGGTGGTCACGACGGAGGGCAAGGAGGTCGACTTCAGGTGCCCGCAGGACGGAGGCTGGAACGCGGAGATCACGCTGCAGATGGTCCGGTACAAGAACCGACAGGCGATCCTGGCCGTGAAGTCCACCcggcagaagcagcagctgctcggcCACAAGACGGTCCGCAGCGCGCCGAGCGTGGCGTGA